In the genome of Calothrix sp. PCC 6303, the window GACTTGCCACAGGCTAAAATCCGGAAAGAGAACATAATATAAGGTCAACAGGAAAAATCATGGCAGTCAAAAAAGGTGAAATGGTACGTGTCGTCCGCGAAAAACTAGAAAATAGTGTGGAAGCACAAGCTAGCGATTCCCGTTTACCTGGTTATTTATTTGAAACTCAGGGAGAAGTGCTTGATATCAAAGGTGATTATGCTTTTGTGAAGTTCGGAAAAGTTCCTACACCAAACATTTGGTTGCGTCAAGATCAATTAGAAACTTTTTAGAAATCTTTAATTAAAGTGAGCGTGGGTGCAAAGTTATGTGCCCACATTTATTAATTATTAATTGTATAGATATTTGTCTATATAGTAAATTGAGATACATCATCACGAACAAAATAGGAGAATGCAAAGAATGCGATCGCATACGCCATAAATGCCACTAAAAGTCTATACTACTAATGAGATGAATTCGGGTACAACATGGCTAACATTTCAATTTCCGTGCCAGATGAATTACTAAATTACATCGACCAAA includes:
- a CDS encoding NAD(P)H-quinone oxidoreductase subunit O, producing MAVKKGEMVRVVREKLENSVEAQASDSRLPGYLFETQGEVLDIKGDYAFVKFGKVPTPNIWLRQDQLETF